A DNA window from Shewanella baltica contains the following coding sequences:
- a CDS encoding efflux RND transporter periplasmic adaptor subunit, with amino-acid sequence MEKSNIAKFALPLLMISMLAACGKEEVAKKEEKYAIPVETTTVMQGNVSSFYSTTATLEAPQEANVVSRISGLIESLAVEEGDRVQKGQVLAVIDAKRQQYDLDRSEAEVKIIEQELNRLKKMGNKEFISADSMAKLEYNLQAAIAKKDLAELQVKESRVLSPISGVVAKRYVKAGNMAKEFGDLFYIVNQDELHGIVHLPEQQLASLRLGQEAQVFSNQQSKNAIHAKVLRISPIVDPQSGTFKVTLAVPNQEARLKAGMFTRVELKYDTHENVITVPYSALINQDNRQALYVIDGTNANRREVEIGYREGDSVEVIAGINPGEQVVTRGQQNLKDQSLVEVITPLDLASAKN; translated from the coding sequence ATGGAAAAGTCAAACATTGCTAAATTCGCCCTACCCCTGCTAATGATTTCAATGCTAGCAGCCTGTGGTAAGGAAGAAGTGGCTAAAAAAGAAGAAAAATATGCCATTCCCGTCGAAACCACCACAGTGATGCAAGGAAACGTTTCATCTTTCTACAGCACAACAGCCACCTTAGAAGCGCCTCAAGAAGCCAATGTCGTCAGCCGCATTTCTGGACTCATTGAATCACTAGCCGTTGAAGAAGGTGACCGCGTGCAGAAGGGTCAAGTGCTCGCCGTTATCGATGCCAAAAGACAGCAATACGATTTAGACCGCTCAGAAGCCGAAGTTAAAATCATTGAGCAGGAATTGAATCGTCTGAAGAAAATGGGCAACAAAGAATTTATCAGCGCAGATTCGATGGCCAAACTTGAATATAACTTGCAAGCCGCCATCGCCAAGAAAGATCTTGCCGAGCTACAAGTCAAAGAAAGCCGCGTACTGTCCCCTATTAGCGGTGTCGTCGCTAAACGTTATGTGAAAGCAGGCAACATGGCGAAGGAATTTGGCGATTTGTTTTATATCGTTAATCAAGATGAACTCCACGGTATAGTCCATCTGCCAGAGCAACAACTTGCCAGCTTAAGACTCGGCCAAGAAGCACAAGTGTTCAGCAATCAACAAAGTAAAAATGCTATCCATGCCAAAGTGCTGCGGATAAGCCCGATTGTTGACCCACAAAGTGGCACGTTCAAAGTGACATTAGCCGTACCGAATCAAGAGGCGCGCCTAAAAGCAGGGATGTTTACCCGTGTTGAGCTTAAGTATGACACCCATGAAAACGTGATTACCGTTCCCTATAGCGCCCTGATTAACCAAGATAACAGGCAAGCTCTGTATGTTATCGATGGCACTAATGCTAACCGCCGTGAAGTCGAAATTGGCTACCGTGAAGGTGACTCTGTAGAAGTGATTGCAGGCATTAACCCAGGTGAACAAGTCGTGACCCGTGGCCAGCAAAACTTGAAAGACCAATCCTTAGTCGAAGTGATCACCCCACTCGATCTTGCTTCCGCTAAGAACTGA
- a CDS encoding citrate synthase: MADLKAKLELPGNDSIELPVKQGTAGFDVIDISKLGSKGYFTFDPGFLATASCESAITYIDGDLGILLHRGYPIDQLAVDSDYLDLCYLLLYGELPTKAQYTEFVHTVKTHTMVHEQLAFFFRGFRRDAHPMAMLCGVTGALSAFYQDSLDVNDPRHREIAAYRLVSKMPTIAAMCYKYSSGQPFVYPRNDLSYAGNFLSMMFAVPCEEYIVNPIVERAMDRIFILHADHEQNASTSTVRLAGSSGANPFACIAAGIASLWGPAHGGANEACLQMLEEIGSVDRIPEFIERAKDKNDPFRLMGFGHRVYKNFDPRAKVMRETCHEVLKELKVKDPLLDVAMELERIALEDEYFISKKLYPNVDFYSGIIMKAIGIPTSMFTVLFALARTVGWIAHWKEMLDQPGHKISRPRQLYTGETARDFVAQDKR; the protein is encoded by the coding sequence ATGGCTGATTTAAAAGCCAAATTAGAATTACCAGGGAACGACTCGATAGAATTGCCAGTAAAGCAGGGAACCGCTGGTTTTGACGTAATCGACATCAGTAAACTTGGCAGCAAAGGTTACTTTACTTTTGATCCAGGTTTTCTTGCGACTGCCTCCTGTGAATCTGCAATTACCTATATTGATGGTGATCTGGGTATATTGTTACACCGTGGCTATCCAATCGATCAACTAGCCGTTGACTCCGATTACCTAGACCTGTGTTATCTGCTGCTTTACGGTGAACTGCCGACGAAAGCGCAATATACTGAGTTTGTACATACAGTTAAAACCCACACTATGGTTCACGAGCAGCTAGCCTTCTTCTTTAGAGGTTTCCGTCGTGATGCTCATCCTATGGCCATGTTATGTGGTGTGACGGGTGCATTATCTGCATTTTACCAAGACTCTCTGGATGTTAACGATCCACGTCACCGCGAAATCGCCGCTTATCGCTTAGTCTCAAAAATGCCTACGATAGCAGCCATGTGCTACAAGTATTCTTCAGGCCAGCCATTCGTGTATCCACGTAATGACTTAAGCTATGCGGGCAACTTCTTAAGCATGATGTTTGCTGTGCCATGTGAAGAATACATCGTTAACCCTATCGTTGAACGTGCAATGGACAGGATCTTCATTTTACATGCGGATCATGAACAAAACGCATCGACTTCAACCGTACGTTTAGCCGGTTCTTCAGGTGCTAACCCATTTGCGTGTATCGCAGCGGGTATCGCGTCTCTTTGGGGCCCTGCACACGGCGGCGCTAACGAAGCCTGTTTGCAAATGTTAGAAGAAATCGGTTCAGTTGACCGCATTCCTGAATTCATTGAACGTGCTAAAGACAAGAACGATCCATTCCGTCTGATGGGCTTTGGACACCGTGTTTACAAAAACTTTGACCCACGTGCCAAAGTTATGCGTGAAACCTGTCACGAAGTGCTGAAAGAACTGAAAGTTAAGGATCCACTATTGGATGTGGCAATGGAGCTTGAGCGCATTGCGCTTGAAGACGAATACTTCATTTCTAAGAAGCTGTATCCAAACGTCGACTTCTACTCTGGCATCATCATGAAAGCCATTGGTATTCCAACCAGTATGTTCACTGTGCTATTCGCACTGGCACGTACTGTAGGCTGGATTGCACACTGGAAAGAAATGTTAGATCAACCAGGCCACAAAATCAGCCGTCCACGTCAGTTATATACTGGCGAAACTGCGCGCGATTTCGTCGCACAAGACAAACGCTAA
- the sdhC gene encoding succinate dehydrogenase cytochrome b556 subunit, with amino-acid sequence MELSEQNVKKQRPVHLDLQTIRFPATAIVSILHRVSGVIMLFAVGILIWLLNSSLASAESFAGVQSLFDNFVMKFIMWGIMTALAYHLFGGLRHLVMDTGRWEELSSGAASAKAVFALTVAFSIIAGIWVW; translated from the coding sequence ATGGAGCTGAGTGAGCAGAACGTGAAAAAGCAAAGACCTGTCCATTTAGATCTGCAGACCATTCGCTTTCCTGCAACAGCGATTGTGTCAATTCTTCACCGTGTTTCCGGTGTCATCATGCTGTTCGCAGTTGGCATTCTCATTTGGTTGCTAAATTCATCTTTAGCATCAGCTGAAAGTTTCGCTGGCGTACAATCTCTATTCGATAACTTCGTTATGAAGTTCATCATGTGGGGCATTATGACTGCACTGGCGTATCACTTGTTTGGTGGCCTGCGCCACTTAGTAATGGATACCGGTCGTTGGGAAGAATTGTCATCGGGTGCCGCATCAGCGAAAGCTGTATTTGCCTTAACGGTAGCCTTTTCAATCATAGCGGGGATTTGGGTATGGTAA
- the sdhD gene encoding succinate dehydrogenase, hydrophobic membrane anchor protein: MVTNAASFGRSGVHDYILLRASAVILACYTIFLVGFIACSSPLTYDVWHSLFSALPMKVFTLLALVALLVHAWIGVWQVLTDYVKCTSLRGVLQFTFVVTVFCYLAAGIVIVWGV, translated from the coding sequence ATGGTAACCAATGCAGCAAGTTTTGGACGCAGTGGTGTTCATGACTATATTCTACTACGCGCTAGTGCAGTGATCCTCGCCTGTTACACCATTTTCTTGGTTGGCTTTATTGCATGTAGTTCCCCTCTCACCTACGACGTCTGGCATAGCCTTTTTAGCGCTCTGCCGATGAAAGTGTTTACACTTCTGGCGCTGGTAGCATTACTCGTACACGCTTGGATTGGTGTATGGCAAGTGCTGACAGATTACGTCAAGTGCACGTCGTTACGTGGTGTTTTACAGTTCACCTTTGTCGTTACCGTATTTTGTTATTTAGCGGCCGGCATTGTTATTGTGTGGGGTGTCTAA